TAATTTTCTATCGGAAGGCCCTGTAAAAACTTAAAAATCCAATCTACAGGTCGTCAGGGACATGTACCTTTTCTCATTATTTTTGCGTATATTAGTAAGTGGAATTATGTTGAATACCCTGCCTCAAACGTCTTTTAATTTGTTTTTACCTTTTTCTATTTTTTACCCCAACCAAGATTTTATAACTCCACCTATCATCCACCTATAGTCCACCTTTCATCCACATATACTCCACGGTATCTGGCTTATACCTTGTACTATCCTATAGCTATTCCTTTACTATACCCCGCTTTATAACAATAACATAATCAAATAAAAAAGAGGGTAACTAAAAAGCTACCCTCTTCAATCTCAAAACAAAAGAGATTACTATTTTAAATAAATTATCGCCTTTTCTAACGCAGATTTTAATCCCTCTGGATTTTTTCCTCCCGCTGTTGCATAAAACGGTTGTCCACCACCCCCACCATTGATTTCTTTAGCAAGTTCCCTGATGATTTTTCCAGCGTCCAAACCTTTTTCCTTAACCAGATTATCGGAAATCATCACAGTCAAATTCGGTTTACCGTCTATGTTTGCACCCAAGACCAAAAACAGGTTATCTACAATATCTTTTAGTTGATAAGCTAAGTTCTTAATCGCTTCAGCATTAGATAAATCTATTTCTTCCGCAATTAAATTTACATCATTTACTACTGTTACTTTAGACTTTAATACGTCTTTCAGAACCGAAGCTTTTTCTAACACGGATTTTTCGATTTCTTTCTTTAGTTTATTGTTTTCTTCCAATAAAGATTCTACACTTTTTGTAAGATCCTTAGGGTTCTTCAACAACTCTTTTAAAACCGCTAAAAGTTGAGCCTGATTATTTATATATTCTTCTGCTTTATCAGCAGTAATAGCTTCAATTCTTCTAACACCTGCAGCAACGGCACTTTCAGATACAATTTTGAAGTAACCGATTTGCCCGGTTGCCTTTACGTGAGTACCACCGCAAAGCTCTTTCGAATAGCTATCATCAAAAGTAATTACGCGAACGTAGTCACCATACTTCTCACCAAACAAGGCTGTTACTCCACTTTCCAGGGCTTTTTGGTAAGGTACATTGCGTTCCTCCTTTAAAGGAATATTCTCTCTAACCTTTTGGTTAACGATAGCTTCAATTTTTGCGATTTCCTGCTCTGTAACTTTAGAAAAATGAGAAAAGTCAAAACGCAGTACATCCGCATTAACCAAAGATCCTTTCTGGTTCACGTGATCCCCCAACACTGCTTTTAAGGCAGCATGTAACAGGTGGGTTGCAGAGTGATTATTTTCCGTCAATCTTCTGGTATGAACATTAACTTTTGCTATAAAGGTTGCATTTAAATTATGAGGTAAGACATCAGCAAAATGAATAATCAAGCCATTCTCCTTCTTGGTATCATTGATTATTATACTTTCGTTTTCATTTTCCAAAACGCCGCTATCGCCTACCTGACCGCCACTTTCTGCATAAAATGGAGTCACATCTAATACCAGCTGGTATTGTTCTTTACCTTTAGCTTTAACTTTTCTGTATTTTAAAATTCTGGAAGTAGCAACTACCTCGTCATAACCAACAAATTCTACTTCATCATCTTCGTTCACGGTTATCCAATCCCCTGCATCTATAGCTGTTGCCGCTCTCGAACGCTCTTTCTGCTTTTGTAATTCCGTATCGAAACCCGCCATATCAACAGTTAAACCCTTCTCCCTCGCCATTAATTCGGTAAGATCAATTGGAAAACCGTAAGTATCATATAATTCAAAAGCGAAAGCCCCGTCAATTTGCCTATCCTGGTTGTCCTGAATATACTTCTCGAAACGGTTGATTCCATTTTCCAAAGTTCTCAAAAAGGAGTTTTCCTCTTCCAGAATTACTTTCTGAACAAAATCCTGTTGAGATATCAATTCATCAAAAACCCCCTTAAACTGCGCAGCCAATAAAGGCACCAGCTTATTTAAAAATGGTTCCTTAAAGCCCAGATACTGGTATGCATAACGAACCGCTCTTCTCAGGATACGACGAATAACATAACCTGCTTTGTTATTTGATGGCAATTGTCCGTCAGCAATAGCAAAAGCAATAGCTCTGATATGATCGGCCATTACACGCATAGCAACCGCTTGTCCCCAGTCTTTATCATCAGGAGTAGCAGCGGCGTTGTATGGTATACCGGCTGATTTAGAAATAAAGTCAATGATTGGTGTAAAAACATCAGAATCGTAATTAGATGTTTTACCCTGGATAACACGTACAAGGCGCTCGAATCCCATTCCAGTATCCACATGTTGCGCAGGAAGCTTTTTCAAAGAACCGTCTTTTAAACGGTTAAACTCCATAAATACATTATTCCATATTTCAATTACCTGCGGATCATCAGCATTTACCAAAGTCGCACCGTCTACTTTTGCTCTTTCCTCGTCAGACCTGTTGTCAAAATGGATCTCAGAACACGGACCACAAGGCCCTGTATCTCCCATTTCCCAGAAATTATCTTTTTTGTTTCCTTTTAAAATCCTGCTTTCAGGAACAAATGCTTTCCAAAAATCATAAGCATCCTGATCCATTGGTAACCCCTCTTTCTCGTCCCCTTCAAAAACAGTTACATATAAACGATCTTTATCCAATTTAAGAACATCCGTAAGCAATTCCCAGCTCCATGCTATAGCTTCCTTCTTGAAATAGTCACCAAAGCTCCAGTTTCCAAGCATTTCAAACATGGTATGGTGATAGGTATCTATACCTACCTCTTCCAGATCATTATGCTTTCCCGAAACGCGTAAACATCTTTGCGTATCGGCAACACGAGGATATTTTATAGGTGCTTCCCCTAAAAATAAGTCTTTAAACTGGTTCATACCTGCATTGGTAAACATCAATGTAGGATCATTCTTAACAACAATTGGTGCTGATGGAACTATTTGATGGCCTTTAGAAGCGAAAAAGTCTAAAAAAGCCTGACGAATTTCTTTAGCAGTCATACTCATAATCGCTTGCAAAGATAAAATATGAAACGTATTTTTTCCTATGTTTTTATATTCGAACAGATATATTCTTTGGCAAATTAGGATTTGATATATTTTTCTAACTAATTTGTGGCGTTTTTTCTCAATTAACTGAAGATATACTGATGAAATTCCGTCTACAATACGTAAACTTATTATTTATATTTATAACGATAATATCCTGTCAATCAAACAGTAAAAAAGAAGGCAAAATTAAAAACCCACATAACTTCGAATCTATTAAGGGAATCACCTTTCATGAGGTAAAGAGAAGATTTGAGAATGGTCTTTCCTTTGATACTATCGGCTTTCAGCAGGAGCCCCAATGGATACTCAGATTTCAACGCAACGATTCTGTAGAGGTTTATTCCTATGAGCTTAAAAGGTTAGTTGGCTTCTATCTTCACCATGACCATGATAATTATTATAATTTCGCAAGAGAATGGTTTGCAGTAAAACTGTTATCCAAAGACAGCATAGTATTGCAAAGACTGGAAGTTAAAAGTCTGCGGGTAAAAAATGATGCAAGATCAAATGTTTATATGACATTCTATTCCGAGAATTATATGGACAAAGTATTGCATAAAACCAAAGAGGAACTTACTAAACCAAGCGCAAAAGACACTGCTTTTGTAAGAGAAAGAATTGCTCTGGCTAATGCACATCCTTTAGATTCGACTTATCTTTTCGCTGCCCGGAATCCGGTAAAATTGGAAAGTAAAAGTAAAGCCATTACAGTTGAAAAATTCTCTTCCTTTGATCCGTTGACTAAAAGCAGTTCTTATGACTATATCTATCCGGAATACAAAATTGAAATAGCCAATGCCTATAAAAAATTCAATTATGCTTTTAGGGTAATCGTAGATGTTTATGGTAAAATTACTGTTTATGATTTTCCTACCTATGAAGAAGATACCAAAGAAAACATGAAGAAGGTGTTACAGGGAATCTGTGATATTTATTTAAGCAATTTACTTAAAATAACGCCCGGGAGCACTTTAGGTATCCCCCAGGCGTCATTAATAACTGTGTATGTGAAAGGGAAAGATTAATTTTCCCCTTTTTCTTTTTTCTCAGGTTTAGGCATGATGTATCCGTAAAAAGATATATTGGATCTTTGATTACTGTTTACACTTAAAGTTGCATAACCGTTTTCAGATATAGACAGTGCCATGGAATTTATTTCTTTGTAATCAGTTGGCACAATAACTATTTCCCAACCGCCTTTTTTACCTAATTTCTCTTTATACTTAAAATTCTTGGAAGTAAATTTTATACCTCCTTCGGTAGGATCCATGGGTGCTGTATATGCGCGGCCATAGAAGGGCAAATAACTTTCAATTTGCGTTTTTCCAACCTTCAGGTCATATTCACTGGTTAAATTGATATTTGTTCCTCTTTGGCTTAAAGCACTTTGTGCTACAAAAACATATTCCTGATCCTTAATAAGCTGTTTTAACTTATCGCCCTTTACTTGAGCAAAAAGCGTAACGGAACCCAACAGAACCGTTATTACCAAACAAACGGGCATTTTTATAAACTTCATATTGCTTGAATTTTAATCTATATACAATAACGACGAAACACCCCTTATGTTTTGATAATTAACCTTCTACAAAAATTTCCGTACCATTTTCTGTCGGATGGCCAGTACAAATCAATACCCGTCCCTTTTCCACCTCATCGTCAGTCAATATCTCATTATAATCCATTCTCACATTGCCCTTTATACAATTGGAAGTACATGTACCACACATTCCAGCGCGACATGAATAAGGAAGATTAATCTTATTTTCAAGCGCTACATCTAAAATCCGCTTGTTGTAGGGAATATCTAAATCATAGGTTTTACTCTGAAAATGTAATTTAATCGTGTATGTGTTTGTATCAACAACCTTTTCTGTTTGGTCATCATCATCGCCTTCATCTTCTGGCAATACAAATGTTTCTCTCTTTATATTTTGAGCCGGAAATCCCATTCCCAATAAGCAGATCCGACATAAATCCATATAAAATATAGGCCCGCAGGTATAAAACAATGCCGCGCTTCTATCAAATTCCAATTCGTTCCTGATAATCTCTTCGATATAGAAACGGTTCAAACGGGCTTTCAATAAATTTTTGCTATCACTAAAGATCCAAATAATATGTAAGCGATCCGGATACTTTGCCTGCCATTGTCTTAGTTCGTCGATAAAAAGTGTATTATCCTCTGCTTTATTACTGTATACCAGAACTATTTTCGATTTGCTTTCCCTAACCAACGCTGTTTTAAGAATAGCATATAACGGTGTAATCCCTACACCTGCGGCAAAAAGAAACACGGTTCGCTTTGTACCCGGTTCGGTTTCGTAGACGAACAAACCATTGGGGTCCTGAGCAGTCAGTATATCCCCAACTTTAATTTCGTGATGTAGGAAACGCGATATTTCACCATTATCTATTCTTTTAACAGTAATACTTAATTGCTGATCCACATCGGGTGAACTGTTTAATGAATATGACCGTCTGATTTCTCTTTCCCCAAAATGAAATATCAATGATAAAAACTGACCTGCTTTGTAAGAAGGGAAATTGCTGCTTACCGGAACTAGCTGAAAAGTAATGTTATCTCCAGGCTGAGAAATAATATCGACAATTTTTAACTGATGCATTTCTAAATAATAACTGACATCAGCAAAATAGGAATTTAAGGGAATATTGAGGTAAATTTATTGTAAGAATAAAACTTTCATAAGTCCATTGATTTATCAATAGACATGAAGTTTTTGATGGCTTCCAGTACAACAGACACTTTAAGAAAAAAGGCTATTTAGAATAAGAGATATTCTCTATTTAAATAGCCTTTAATTACAATTAGTTAGTTTGAGTCGCCTCAGTTGCTAATTGCTTTCTCTTTGTTTTAATGTACTGATTTTGCTCTTCGTTAAGCACTTTGTAATAAGCTGCTGTACGATCTTTAGTTAATTTTGCAATCTCAGCCTTTTTTTCATCTTCCGATAAAGCGGTATTCGCTTTAACCTTCTTCGACTCAGCTTTAAAATCGTCCATTAATTTGTTAATAGCGGCCTTCTGCTCCGGCGTCGCTTTTAACTCATCTAAGAACTCCTGAGAATAATAAGGGATTTTAACAGCAGGTTTCTGATCCTGTGCATAAGCGGACATCAAAAGTCCCATAGCTAAAGAAGCTGTAACAAAAAATCTTTTCATTTTAAATTTAATAGTTACACCAAATTCATCTATTTTTTTTAAATCTGCAATACGAATTTAATATTTTTTTTATTTTTTTTTCTTTCAATGGTTTTACACATATGAGTATATTAGTCGCATAATTTAACGCTCGCTTTGGTTAACCTTTTTACTTATAAAACTCCGCGCAAATATGCGACGGACTTTAGAAGCTATTGTACCTCTACCAATCTAAAAAACGTGTACTTGTTGAGCATTTGCTCACTAGCAATCAATGTATTTAATCGCATTTTTGCCTTATTTTTTTGGCGGGATGTTATGCAATTGGCTAATTTCAGGGAACTTTCTTTATTAAACTGGATTCAAATAACTACTGCAACCACATTTTTAATTTTATCAAGAAAAGCCTATAAAAGTAATTGGTCAAGAAAAAAGAAAGACACACTCTCTTTTGCTTTTATGCTGACAATATTATTAACTACATTTTCCGTTAGTTATATAGTTTCCTTGTATAATACAAAAAATACGCTTACCGTCTTTTTAATTGGAATTGTCACCGTCTCCTTATTTTTTGTTATCGAATACCGTAAAATAGCCACTGCAGCAGCAATTATTTCCAGCGTGTTTGTGCTGTCTATTATTTTTATTCCTATCTCTGTAAATCAAAAAATAATGAATGTATATGCGGGCTTGTTTTTAGGCTTTGTTCTACTTTGCTTTTCACGGTACAATTATTATTTCAAATCGCAACACTTTGTAAAAATAAAGCAATTAGAAGAGAAAAATAAAGAGATTGAGATACTGAACAACAGAAAGAAAGAGATTTTAACCTTTGTTGCACACGATCTACGTAATCCTCTTAGTAACATCGAAATTTTAAGTGAAATGATTTCGGAGAAATACGATCCAAATCTGGTTGTATTGATTACGAAGTCTGCCATTCAAGCGCAAAAAATTATACAAGATTTAATAGAAGCAGAAAAAGAACATGAAGAATCTATTTCGAGGCAACAGGTTAATGTATTCACTTATATTAAGTCTATTATCGATAAATGGAGAATAGATAACTCCAGAAAAATATTATTAATAAATAATACCGAGGACATAGATATAGAAGTTAATATTTCTAAAATAGAACGTGTAATTGATAACCTGATAAGTAATGGTTTGAAATTTTCTCCCAAAGACAGCAATTTAGAGATTTTACTCAATCAGGATGATTTCTTTGTTGATATCACCATTAAAGACTATGGAATAGGCATCCCTAAGGACCTGCAACAACATTTATTTGATCAGTTTTCCGCCGCAGGAAGAACAGGCTTACAGGGAGAAAAATCTATTGGATTGGGATTGCATATCTCGAAAAAGATTGTAGAACAACATGGCGGAACAATCTCTGTGCTCAGCAGCGAGAACAAAGGAACAGCATTTACTATAAAACTCCCTATTGCGTCTTAACAGTCGATTCTCCGCTTGACATAATCGAAGACTACCGTAATTTTTCTTTTTATTACAACGCAAAGGAAAAAATTCAAGAGATTATGCGTTTGTCTTTCACTATATCGGAGGTTCAGGTTCAATTTTTTGGGGTTGATTATAGCCAAAACTAGAGCAGCTTTGCCGGTTTACTTAGATTCCCTCAGCACTTTTCCTGCGATTTTCTTTTGTATCGTAAGAGTAACGTAAGACAATCGTAAGCCTTGTAAGAGGGATGGTACGGAGAAGTGAAGGAGAAACGGAAAAGAAACAAAAGAAATACGAAGAAGGATTAGCTCAAAGAGCCTATCTTTTATATTCCTAGCTCAATATAAAACAGATTTACGAAATACCTGTTTTTAAATAAACTTCACTCAAACATATGTATCTTTAGTTTTGCCATTTTCATTAAAAAAATATTATGTCAAACATTGGATTAATTATAGAAGAACGGGCCGCTGATATTGGAAATTTTTTAGTGGGCAGGCTATTACCTTTCCGCCAGAAAAGAGCTGTTGGACCTTTTGTTTTCATAGATCACATGGGGCCAGCTGATTTAAAAAACTATCAAAATCTGGATGTACCCGCTCATCCTCACATAGGCCTATCTACTTTAACTTATTTATTTGAAGGTTCCATTATGCATAGGGACAGCTTAGGAACTGAAATGGAAATTACACCCGGTGCCGTAAATTGGATGACCGCCGGCAAAGGTGTTGTCCATTCTGAACGGACTCCCCAGTATCTAAGGCATTCGGATAAGCGTCTTCACGGATTACAAATATGGGTGGCTTTACCTAAAGATTTAGAAAACTTAGACCCTAGCTTTATACATATCGAAGCTAAAGATATCCCTCATTGGGAAGAAGGTTCTACGAAAATTAAACTGATTGCTGGTGAAGCCTTCGGAAAACGATCTCCGGTTCCCGTTTATAGCAAGCTTTATTTTCTCGAAATCATAGCTTCTGAAGATACGACCTTAAATATTGGAAATGATTTATTTGGTGAAAGCGCTTTATATATATTAGAAGGCGAAATCGAAGACGGAGGAAATACTTATGGGCCAAAACAGATTTTAATAGCTAAGGATGCCAAGTTATGTCAGTTTAAAATGCTGGCGGGTACTACTGTCTACATTTTTGGTGGTGAGCCATTTCCAGAGGAACGTTATATATTCTGGAACTTTGTTAGTTCAGATAAAGAAACGATAGAAAAAGCTAAACAAGACTGGGTAGCACAAAGGTTCCCAAAGGTTCCTAACGAAACAGATTTTGTTCCTTTACCCCAAAGTAATGTAAAATAAAAAAAGCTTTCAACGCTGCAATATAGGATTCTTATCATCGCAGGACTCAAATAAAGTAGTCAAACTAATAAAAACTGATTTCCAGAGTTTATTAGTTTGATTACTTTATTTACCAAATACAATTTATGAGAAAATTTGCTTTGCCATGGTTCCTTTTTCTCTCAGATCTTTATAAATATCAAAAGCTTCTTCTAACAGATGAGGTGTTTGACCTCCCCTTTCACACGCTCTGTCAAAATAATCCAGCAAATACGAGCGATATGAAGGATGTGCGCAGTTCTCTATTATTATCTTAGCTCTCTGACGGGGCGCCAGGCCTCTTAAATCTGCCAGTCCCTGTTCTGTTACTATAATATCTACATCATGCTCGGTATGGTCTACATGAGAAACCATAGGTACAATACTGGTTATTTTTCCACCTTTTGCAATAGACTGTGTTACAAAAACGCTTAGGTATGCGTTTCTTGCGAAATCTCCTGATCCTCCGATGCCATTCATCATATTGGTACCAGCGATATGCGTAGAATTTACGTTTCCATAAATATCACACTCCAATGCTGTATTTATCGAGATTACTCCCAGTCTCCTGATCACTTCCGCAGCATTACTTATATCCTGGGGACGCAAGATTATTTTATTACGATATTTATCGAAATTATCGAAAACCTTATGATAGTATTCTTCTGAAACTGTGATGGAAGATCCGGAGGCAAAATTCAACTTTCCTGAATCCAACAAATCAAATGTACTATCCTGCAATACTTCAGAATACATAGTCAGGTTTTCAAAATCCCCCTCTATAAATCCGTTCAAAACCGCATTAGCTACTTTACCTATACCAGCTTGCAAAGGCATCAGTGATTTTGTAAGGTTTCCTTTCTTTATTTCGTCATTAAAAAACCCAACTAAATGCTTCGCAATAGCTTTTGTTGTTTCATCTGCAGGCGCAATCTCTGCAGGGCTATCCTTTTTATCTGTTAGAACAATTCCAATCACTTTATCTACCTCTATAGGTATTGCTATTGTCCCTACTCTACTATTTGCTTCTACGATATGTATTTCTGATCTGTTTGGATATTCGCCGGGAGAGCATATGTCATGAACTCCTATTATATCCAGTGAAACCGAGGTATTAAGTTCTATAATAATTTTATCTGCCAAGGCTGCGAAAGCCGCGGAATTACCCACAGAGGTAGTAGGAATTATACTACCGTCTTCCTGAATTTTTGCTGCTTCGAGAATTGCGATATCTATTTTTGGAAAGTTATTGGCTTTGAGTAGGTTTGCCGTTTCTCCCAAATGCTGGTCTATAAACAAAACCTCACCGTCATTTATTGCTTTACGCAAAACGGTATCTACCTGAAAGGGCAACCTAAGGTGTAATAATTTAGCCGCAGCTAAAGCTCCATCTGTACCATGTCCAAGAGAAGCTCCGGTCATTAAGGTAATTTTGAGAGGATCAGTTTGGGCTCTTTGTACCAATGCAGACAATACCGCTTTACTATCTCCTGATTTTGTAAAACC
This genomic interval from Pseudopedobacter saltans DSM 12145 contains the following:
- a CDS encoding sensor histidine kinase, with product MQLANFRELSLLNWIQITTATTFLILSRKAYKSNWSRKKKDTLSFAFMLTILLTTFSVSYIVSLYNTKNTLTVFLIGIVTVSLFFVIEYRKIATAAAIISSVFVLSIIFIPISVNQKIMNVYAGLFLGFVLLCFSRYNYYFKSQHFVKIKQLEEKNKEIEILNNRKKEILTFVAHDLRNPLSNIEILSEMISEKYDPNLVVLITKSAIQAQKIIQDLIEAEKEHEESISRQQVNVFTYIKSIIDKWRIDNSRKILLINNTEDIDIEVNISKIERVIDNLISNGLKFSPKDSNLEILLNQDDFFVDITIKDYGIGIPKDLQQHLFDQFSAAGRTGLQGEKSIGLGLHISKKIVEQHGGTISVLSSENKGTAFTIKLPIAS
- the alaS gene encoding alanine--tRNA ligase, translated to MTAKEIRQAFLDFFASKGHQIVPSAPIVVKNDPTLMFTNAGMNQFKDLFLGEAPIKYPRVADTQRCLRVSGKHNDLEEVGIDTYHHTMFEMLGNWSFGDYFKKEAIAWSWELLTDVLKLDKDRLYVTVFEGDEKEGLPMDQDAYDFWKAFVPESRILKGNKKDNFWEMGDTGPCGPCSEIHFDNRSDEERAKVDGATLVNADDPQVIEIWNNVFMEFNRLKDGSLKKLPAQHVDTGMGFERLVRVIQGKTSNYDSDVFTPIIDFISKSAGIPYNAAATPDDKDWGQAVAMRVMADHIRAIAFAIADGQLPSNNKAGYVIRRILRRAVRYAYQYLGFKEPFLNKLVPLLAAQFKGVFDELISQQDFVQKVILEEENSFLRTLENGINRFEKYIQDNQDRQIDGAFAFELYDTYGFPIDLTELMAREKGLTVDMAGFDTELQKQKERSRAATAIDAGDWITVNEDDEVEFVGYDEVVATSRILKYRKVKAKGKEQYQLVLDVTPFYAESGGQVGDSGVLENENESIIINDTKKENGLIIHFADVLPHNLNATFIAKVNVHTRRLTENNHSATHLLHAALKAVLGDHVNQKGSLVNADVLRFDFSHFSKVTEQEIAKIEAIVNQKVRENIPLKEERNVPYQKALESGVTALFGEKYGDYVRVITFDDSYSKELCGGTHVKATGQIGYFKIVSESAVAAGVRRIEAITADKAEEYINNQAQLLAVLKELLKNPKDLTKSVESLLEENNKLKKEIEKSVLEKASVLKDVLKSKVTVVNDVNLIAEEIDLSNAEAIKNLAYQLKDIVDNLFLVLGANIDGKPNLTVMISDNLVKEKGLDAGKIIRELAKEINGGGGGQPFYATAGGKNPEGLKSALEKAIIYLK
- a CDS encoding lipase secretion chaperone: MKRFFVTASLAMGLLMSAYAQDQKPAVKIPYYSQEFLDELKATPEQKAAINKLMDDFKAESKKVKANTALSEDEKKAEIAKLTKDRTAAYYKVLNEEQNQYIKTKRKQLATEATQTN
- a CDS encoding succinate CoA transferase, translated to MAGERILHKELSERIIDDKKAASFFKDKMVVASSGFTKSGDSKAVLSALVQRAQTDPLKITLMTGASLGHGTDGALAAAKLLHLRLPFQVDTVLRKAINDGEVLFIDQHLGETANLLKANNFPKIDIAILEAAKIQEDGSIIPTTSVGNSAAFAALADKIIIELNTSVSLDIIGVHDICSPGEYPNRSEIHIVEANSRVGTIAIPIEVDKVIGIVLTDKKDSPAEIAPADETTKAIAKHLVGFFNDEIKKGNLTKSLMPLQAGIGKVANAVLNGFIEGDFENLTMYSEVLQDSTFDLLDSGKLNFASGSSITVSEEYYHKVFDNFDKYRNKIILRPQDISNAAEVIRRLGVISINTALECDIYGNVNSTHIAGTNMMNGIGGSGDFARNAYLSVFVTQSIAKGGKITSIVPMVSHVDHTEHDVDIIVTEQGLADLRGLAPRQRAKIIIENCAHPSYRSYLLDYFDRACERGGQTPHLLEEAFDIYKDLREKGTMAKQIFS
- a CDS encoding DUF4251 domain-containing protein; protein product: MKFIKMPVCLVITVLLGSVTLFAQVKGDKLKQLIKDQEYVFVAQSALSQRGTNINLTSEYDLKVGKTQIESYLPFYGRAYTAPMDPTEGGIKFTSKNFKYKEKLGKKGGWEIVIVPTDYKEINSMALSISENGYATLSVNSNQRSNISFYGYIMPKPEKKEKGEN
- a CDS encoding pirin family protein, yielding MSNIGLIIEERAADIGNFLVGRLLPFRQKRAVGPFVFIDHMGPADLKNYQNLDVPAHPHIGLSTLTYLFEGSIMHRDSLGTEMEITPGAVNWMTAGKGVVHSERTPQYLRHSDKRLHGLQIWVALPKDLENLDPSFIHIEAKDIPHWEEGSTKIKLIAGEAFGKRSPVPVYSKLYFLEIIASEDTTLNIGNDLFGESALYILEGEIEDGGNTYGPKQILIAKDAKLCQFKMLAGTTVYIFGGEPFPEERYIFWNFVSSDKETIEKAKQDWVAQRFPKVPNETDFVPLPQSNVK
- a CDS encoding 2Fe-2S iron-sulfur cluster-binding protein, whose product is MHQLKIVDIISQPGDNITFQLVPVSSNFPSYKAGQFLSLIFHFGEREIRRSYSLNSSPDVDQQLSITVKRIDNGEISRFLHHEIKVGDILTAQDPNGLFVYETEPGTKRTVFLFAAGVGITPLYAILKTALVRESKSKIVLVYSNKAEDNTLFIDELRQWQAKYPDRLHIIWIFSDSKNLLKARLNRFYIEEIIRNELEFDRSAALFYTCGPIFYMDLCRICLLGMGFPAQNIKRETFVLPEDEGDDDDQTEKVVDTNTYTIKLHFQSKTYDLDIPYNKRILDVALENKINLPYSCRAGMCGTCTSNCIKGNVRMDYNEILTDDEVEKGRVLICTGHPTENGTEIFVEG